A portion of the Trichoplusia ni isolate ovarian cell line Hi5 chromosome 12, tn1, whole genome shotgun sequence genome contains these proteins:
- the LOC113499446 gene encoding protein FAM160B1-like isoform X2 translates to MLSRFSDVLQTAADVLAPPATRLEDFEYHWKMILNFYQNYDENNKLHIEETRIPHHLHQMLQLIVEEEKEQHGGTVGPCMEAIVQRSVCLLDALCALAAAERPPGARALALTTGTALLRRTRQPCVNSAHVYRPLQRMLIQCNESPASPTEKEEVELLLTLCGLVRKEPGLANIFTTPFVEDKSTLLSIPEDIQKLIPIRSKIQTPKKNPLFEVELPPNPLRNVSIIRTGKDDVCNATSSSSVDDNVSCKSHKTVYDDNDKFLLIDLLLSYLNSADNQVVLRACEGIMIVSSLPEDDIANLVTSCSPACETIVEKLAAKYKCVPANVEPSDVDHLNITWAYVAQDFGDKSYSKFHGYRELTSFFSWLDYCDTLMKECHPTIASHLSRTFRQNFLEAAAEAGITDVHHAVLVTAILAKCLKVVDSPDLINEFSNWLVGDGEVSEWPLLHTLINNCLTENYDLTLETLRFFETIIEKGTAHSIQRVVLARVTSRGYRAPPPAPDDDERDRLNDLSLGREREYNREAMKQLQHEDHVNEQITDILSHEGLDPTHHDEGTENIHRVINRRLALLKARIEEIMLKESIPTANTASIINYND, encoded by the exons ATGTTGAGTAGATTTTCGGACGTGCTACAAACAGCGGCGGACGTT TTGGCACCTCCAGCGACGAGGTTGGAGGACTTCGAGTACCACTGGAAGATGATATTGAATTTCTATCAGAATTATGACGAGAATAACAAACTGCATATTGAGGAGACTAGAATACCGCATCACCTACATCAAATGTTACAG TTAATagtagaagaagaaaaagaacaGCACGGCGGTACAGTGGGGCCATGCATGGAGGCAATAGTGCAGCGGTCAGTGTGCCTGCTGGACGCGTTGTGCGCGCTCGCGGCGGCCGAGCGGCCTCCCGGCGCGCGCGCGCTCGCACTCACCACGGGCACCGCGCTACTGCGCCGGACCAGGCAGCCCTGTGTTAATAGTGCACATGTTTATAGGCCGTTACAG CGTATGCTAATACAATGCAACGAAAGCCCAGCCTCCCCGACGGAGAAGGAAGAAGTGGAACTTCTTCTCACGCTGTGCGGGCTGGTGCGAAAGGAGCCAGGCCTTGCCAATATCTTTACGACGCCATTCGTAGAAGATAAGTCCACGCTGCTTAGTATACCTGAGGACATACAGAAACTTATACCGATTCGGAGTAAG ATCCAAACTCCGAAAAAGAATCCGCTCTTCGAGGTAGAACTGCCCCCAAACCCGTTACGCAACGTGTCCATCATCCGTACTGGGAAGGACGACGTGTGTAACGCCACTTCAAGCAGCTCGGTTGACGACAACGTGTCGTGCAAGAGCCACAAGACCGTTTACGATGATAACGACAAGTTCTTATTGATTGATCTGCTGCTGTCTTATTTGAATAGTGCT GACAACCAAGTCGTCCTTCGTGCGTGTGAAGGCATAATGATAGTGTCCTCTCTCCCGGAGGACGACATCGCGAACCTGGTGACCAGCTGCAGCCCCGCCTGCGAGACCATCGTGGAGAAACTGGCCGCCAAGTACAAGTGTGTGCCGGCCAATGTGGAGCCTAGCGATGTGGACCATCTCAATATCACTTGGGC TTACGTAGCGCAAGACTTTGGTGACAAGTCGTACAGCAAGTTTCACGGCTACAGAGAGCTGACGAGTTTCTTCTCCTGGTTGGATTACTGCGATACTTTGATGAAG GAGTGCCACCCGACGATAGCGTCGCACCTGTCGCGCACGTTCCGGCAGAACTTCCTGGAGGCCGCGGCCGAGGCCGGCATCACGGACGTCCACCACGCGGTACTCGTCACCGCTATACTCGCCAAGTGTCTCAAAGTCGTCGACTCACCTGACCTTATCAATG AGTTTTCTAACTGGTTGGTGGGTGACGGCGAGGTGTCGGAGTGGCCCCTACTACACACGCTCATCAACAACTGTCTCACAGAGAACTACGACCTCACGTTAGAAACACTCAGGTTTTTCGAG ACTATAATAGAGAAGGGCACGGCGCACAGCATCCAGCGCGTGGTGCTGgcgcgcgtgacgtcacgcggctaccgcgcgccgccgcccgcgcccgacgACGACGAGCGGGACCGCCTCAACGACCTGTCCCTAGGCCGCGAGAGGGAGTACAACAG AGAGGCAATGAAACAGCTTCAGCACGAAGACCACGTGAACGAACAGATCACAGACATCTTGTCTCACGAAGGACTCGACCCCACACACCACGACGAGGGCACGGAGAACATACACAGAGTTATCAACAG GCGGCTTGCGCTACTCAAAGCTCGCATTGAAGAAATAATGTTGAAAGAAAGTATACCCACCGCGAACACTGCCAGTATCATTAATTATaacgattaa
- the LOC113499295 gene encoding phosphatidylinositol 4-kinase type 2-beta-like isoform X2 produces the protein MFEKMEGPFECNDPQFSELVWQAEVAIDNGIFPERIYQGSSGSYFVKNPGNKIIGVFKPKDEEPYGRLNPKWTKWMHKLCCPCCFGRSCLIPNQGYLSEAGASLVDSKIGLKIVPKTRVVKLVSETFNYLRIDRERSRLKRAITEQFPNLRFNRMGLPPKAGSFQLFVEGYKDADYWLRRFEQDPPPPHVMKKFQLQFERLVVLDYIIRNTDRGNDNWLIKYDAPAQQPPHADIDLRDPSEWRGAEVRIAAIDNGLAFPFKHPDSWRAYPYHWAWLPHAKLPFSQDTKELVLPLLSDMNFVQELCDELHILFKQDKGFDKGLFERQMSVMRGQVLNLTQALKDNKSPVQLVQMPAVIVERSKSGSTSSRFFDSFQQRFQHKSPFFSWW, from the exons ATGACCCGCAGTTCAGCGAACTGGTGTGGCAGGCGGAGGTGGCCATTGATAATGGCATCTTCCCGGAGAGGATCTACCAGGGCTCCAGCGGGTCATACTTCGTCAAGAATCCTGGAAAC AAAATCATAGGCGTATTTAAGCCGAAAGACGAGGAACCATACGGCCGGCTGAACCCGAAGTGGACGAAATGGATGCACAAGCTGTGCTGTCCGTGCTGCTTCGGGCGCTCCTGCCTCATCCCCAACCAGGGGTACCTGAGCGAGGCCGGCGCCAGCCTCGTCGACTCCAAGATAGGACTCAAGATTGTGCCGAAGACTAGG GTGGTGAAGCTGGTGTCGGAGACGTTCAACTACCTGCGGATAGACCGCGAGCGCTCGCGACTCAAGCGCGCCATCACCGAGCAGTTCCCCAACCTGCGGTTCAACAGGATGGGCCTGCCTCCCAAG GCGGGTTCATTCCAGTTGTTCGTGGAGGGCTACAAGGACGCGGACTACTGGCTGCGGCGCTTCGAGCAAgacccgccgccgccgcacgtcATGAAGAA ATTCCAGCTCCAATTCGAGCGGCTGGTGGTGTTGGACTACATAATCCGCAACACGGACCGCGGCAACGACAACTGGCTCATCAAGTACGACGCGCCCGCGCAGCAGCCGCCGCACGCTGATATCGACCTTAGGGACCCCTCC GAGTGGCGCGGCGCGGAGGTCCGCATCGCGGCCATCGACAACGGGCTCGCGTTCCCCTTCAAGCACCCCGACAGCTGGCGCGCCTACCCCTACCACTGGGCCTGGCTGCCGCACGCCAAGCTGCCCTTCAGCCAGGACACCAA GGAACTAGTGCTTCCATTGCTATCAGACATGAACTTCGTGCAGGAGTTATGTGATGAACTACACATATTATTCAAA CAAGACAAGGGCTTCGACAAGGGTCTGTTCGAGCGCCAGATGTCGGTGATGCGCGGCCAGGTCCTGAACCTCACGCAGGCGCTCAAGGACAACAAGAGTCCCGTGCAGCTCGTGCAGATGCCCGCCGTCATCGTCGAGAG GTCTAAGAGCGGTTCGACGTCGTCACGTTTCTTCGACTCGTTCCAGCAGCGGTTCCAACACAAGTCGCCCTTCTTCTCCTGGTGGTGA
- the LOC113499446 gene encoding protein FAM160B1-like isoform X1, producing MLSRFSDVLQTAADVLAPPATRLEDFEYHWKMILNFYQNYDENNKLHIEETRIPHHLHQMLQLIVEEEKEQHGGTVGPCMEAIVQRSVCLLDALCALAAAERPPGARALALTTGTALLRRTRQPCVNSAHVYRPLQRMLIQCNESPASPTEKEEVELLLTLCGLVRKEPGLANIFTTPFVEDKSTLLSIPEDIQKLIPIRSKIQTPKKNPLFEVELPPNPLRNVSIIRTGKDDVCNATSSSSVDDNVSCKSHKTVYDDNDKFLLIDLLLSYLNSADNQVVLRACEGIMIVSSLPEDDIANLVTSCSPACETIVEKLAAKYKCVPANVEPSDVDHLNITWAYVAQDFGDKSYSKFHGYRELTSFFSWLDYCDTLMKECHPTIASHLSRTFRQNFLEAAAEAGITDVHHAVLVTAILAKCLKVVDSPDLINEFSNWLVGDGEVSEWPLLHTLINNCLTENYDLTLETLRFFETIIEKGTAHSIQRVVLARVTSRGYRAPPPAPDDDERDRLNDLSLGREREYNREAMKQLQHEDHVNEQITDILSHEGLDPTHHDEGTENIHRVINSFLLLLPRAILSDPVGADYEHYIHDAHRRYQYWLDTTATFHWPTDHSWVDTTASSTHSYDSRPEADIHLDEVFDTKHNQKDNKFSQKLVLRSRDLTSQSEEDFDEGPFFKMIFKLLSNLPTQPYQVNLHLTSIISQLALLPHPNLHEYLLNPMLPTAKKTPTLFKTLQEVAKRLTMEIPRLRNYKKIIENTRQCLMSEDPNYDESGEHNQLVESLIVLEEFCKELAAIAFVKYQHTLHMQR from the exons ATGTTGAGTAGATTTTCGGACGTGCTACAAACAGCGGCGGACGTT TTGGCACCTCCAGCGACGAGGTTGGAGGACTTCGAGTACCACTGGAAGATGATATTGAATTTCTATCAGAATTATGACGAGAATAACAAACTGCATATTGAGGAGACTAGAATACCGCATCACCTACATCAAATGTTACAG TTAATagtagaagaagaaaaagaacaGCACGGCGGTACAGTGGGGCCATGCATGGAGGCAATAGTGCAGCGGTCAGTGTGCCTGCTGGACGCGTTGTGCGCGCTCGCGGCGGCCGAGCGGCCTCCCGGCGCGCGCGCGCTCGCACTCACCACGGGCACCGCGCTACTGCGCCGGACCAGGCAGCCCTGTGTTAATAGTGCACATGTTTATAGGCCGTTACAG CGTATGCTAATACAATGCAACGAAAGCCCAGCCTCCCCGACGGAGAAGGAAGAAGTGGAACTTCTTCTCACGCTGTGCGGGCTGGTGCGAAAGGAGCCAGGCCTTGCCAATATCTTTACGACGCCATTCGTAGAAGATAAGTCCACGCTGCTTAGTATACCTGAGGACATACAGAAACTTATACCGATTCGGAGTAAG ATCCAAACTCCGAAAAAGAATCCGCTCTTCGAGGTAGAACTGCCCCCAAACCCGTTACGCAACGTGTCCATCATCCGTACTGGGAAGGACGACGTGTGTAACGCCACTTCAAGCAGCTCGGTTGACGACAACGTGTCGTGCAAGAGCCACAAGACCGTTTACGATGATAACGACAAGTTCTTATTGATTGATCTGCTGCTGTCTTATTTGAATAGTGCT GACAACCAAGTCGTCCTTCGTGCGTGTGAAGGCATAATGATAGTGTCCTCTCTCCCGGAGGACGACATCGCGAACCTGGTGACCAGCTGCAGCCCCGCCTGCGAGACCATCGTGGAGAAACTGGCCGCCAAGTACAAGTGTGTGCCGGCCAATGTGGAGCCTAGCGATGTGGACCATCTCAATATCACTTGGGC TTACGTAGCGCAAGACTTTGGTGACAAGTCGTACAGCAAGTTTCACGGCTACAGAGAGCTGACGAGTTTCTTCTCCTGGTTGGATTACTGCGATACTTTGATGAAG GAGTGCCACCCGACGATAGCGTCGCACCTGTCGCGCACGTTCCGGCAGAACTTCCTGGAGGCCGCGGCCGAGGCCGGCATCACGGACGTCCACCACGCGGTACTCGTCACCGCTATACTCGCCAAGTGTCTCAAAGTCGTCGACTCACCTGACCTTATCAATG AGTTTTCTAACTGGTTGGTGGGTGACGGCGAGGTGTCGGAGTGGCCCCTACTACACACGCTCATCAACAACTGTCTCACAGAGAACTACGACCTCACGTTAGAAACACTCAGGTTTTTCGAG ACTATAATAGAGAAGGGCACGGCGCACAGCATCCAGCGCGTGGTGCTGgcgcgcgtgacgtcacgcggctaccgcgcgccgccgcccgcgcccgacgACGACGAGCGGGACCGCCTCAACGACCTGTCCCTAGGCCGCGAGAGGGAGTACAACAG AGAGGCAATGAAACAGCTTCAGCACGAAGACCACGTGAACGAACAGATCACAGACATCTTGTCTCACGAAGGACTCGACCCCACACACCACGACGAGGGCACGGAGAACATACACAGAGTTATCAACAG TTTCCTGCTTCTGTTGCCGCGCGCCATACTGTCCGACCCGGTGGGCGCTGACTACGAGCATTACATTCACGACGCTCATAGACGATACCAG TACTGGCTAGACACGACGGCGACGTTCCACTGGCCCACAGACCACAGCTGGGTGGACACGACCGCCAGCTCCACGCACAGCTACGACAGCCGCCCGGAAGCAGACATACACCTCGACGAAGTCTTCGATACTAAACACAACCAGAAAGACAACAAATTCTCACAAAAACTCGTCCTTCGAAGCAGAGACTTAACTTCTCAGTCAGAAGAAGACTTTGATGAAGGACCCTTCTTCAAAATGATATTCAAATTGCTATCAAACCTCCCAACACAACCCTACCAAGTCAATCTACACTTAACGTCGATAATATCCCAACTTGCTCTACTCCCTCATCCTAATTTACATGAGTACTTACTCAATCCTATGCTGCCCACTGCGAAGAAGACCCCGACGCTGTTCAAAACGCTGCAGGAGGTCGCGAAACGGTTGACCATGGAGATTCCCAGGTTAAGGAATTATAAGAAGATCATTGAGAATACAAGGCAGTGTCTCATGAGCGAGGATCCTAATTATGATGAaag CGGCGAACACAACCAGCTAGTTGAGAGTCTGATAGTTCTCGAAGAGTTCTGCAAGGAACTGGCGGCGATCGCCTTCGTGAAGTACCAACACACGCTACACATGCAGAGGTAG